In the Zingiber officinale cultivar Zhangliang chromosome 5A, Zo_v1.1, whole genome shotgun sequence genome, aatccacttgagtctaactcaattccAATTCAATAGAGTCTTACTCAATTgatctcatgcaatttcaaatataatgaatcactatttcattaattcatattgactccttgagtctagtttgaattgaacTCAAtctaataattagatccaattgagtctaacttaataagtccaattcggattagacttaatccaatgattcatcatatgaactcatctccaaatctacttattctttgtgtgtgacccaataggttctcgtaacattggcaatgtatccaaatcaacatttagatacataagcaattagtgacatctagcaaggcatcattgcaaCCCAAGTGAGGAGAAAGTCGAGATTCGAGCTAACCtgtctgtggctattatcttgtatgatttggttcctctatccttgatatctagattgatcaatgaggcatagaccgtgttatcctcttatcaaccttttgtgtttcttgatctctaagtagacacacttaatcaaataagctcaatatctcatattgactcatttacgcatgatcatactttcttgtgtcctactaatcaaggggcccatagatatcacttttatcatatggaagggatagatcccatctacatcactcacatccctccacataattcattgcataacCAGTGATCGACATTATTGTCCATcttattacaggtgacgtttgccgataccaaagtacacaacttcttatgtagggaaccgtagtgacttcaggtctaaggaatattcataccaatagtcacatgagaatatttatgacactcatataacgatccatgaaacattctaaTGGCAGaccatttagtatatattctctaatatatacatatgtgtcaacctgatatatcatatccatgacttgtgagattaagtcatctgttgacttatatgctagtctcaacgcattaatattatacttgtatattaatgtttgactaggaataattaagagtagtgttccatgtatatctacaatatctcactatcaattcaaccaattgatatgttgtagataagaacctactacctaaggatattattatacttattcaatcgacattgaactgaaataaatttgtcttttattaataatgaaatatgatacaaaatgagtcttttacaatcatctcataattagtactagggctaatactaacagactTAGCATTCTGttcctttccttctcttctcACTATTTCTTGTTCTTGACACTCTACATCCACAATTAGTCTAGACTATCAAATTTGGGTAGTAGATTAGTGCTCGATCATCAGTCCCTATGAATTCGATCTTTTCTTACTTGATGACACTTCTGTGCATTTATGGATTTATTACCATTAGGTCCCTATACGATGGGCTAAGGTATATAAGGGAAGAAGTTTCTTGATTTGGACATCTTGAATCTTGGATTCAATTGAgcctcctcatcttcctcctctctttcTTATTAAGAAGGATTACAGATCACCATTCACTCATGTACAAGACTTTCACTACATTGCAGGAACTCTGACTATAAATAAGAGATACAATGATATTAGCTATGAATTCATGTCAGCATTCGATTTGTTATTGTATCGTTTTTCAATTTTAACTTTATGATTGATGATAATTAGATTATGTTGTAGATGGTATCATTTAGTTTAACATTAATGTATCATAATACTTTCATTTAGATCTATATGGGGATTgtttttatataataataattctcTATGTAAGTAACTTGGTAGTCATATAAGCTACCAAAAAGAGTGATGATCATGTGTATTCATATTTATACATTTGATTAAATTGAGAATATTATTATAATTGATTTTGAACTAAATCAATGTTAAGTGTTTAATAGTTTATGcatcataaaatttatatcatttaTGTGAAAAGATGTGTCCTTATAACGTTAGAGTAAAGCAAAGAGAACGACATAAATTTATGACGCTCGAATAGGATAAAACGTCTGACCTTCTTACACCTTGTGTCTATATAATTAACCCTACGATGCTCTTGATTGATTATACTATTGTTCTCAAATAATGTATTAAATAGAAGATCAAAAATAAGGAGTTATCTCTAAGCTATGATGCGATGGTAAGAAATAAGATAGACTTTCTAAATAATGATTGAATTGTCCGTCAGAATTATTTCTCTATTTATCCTTGGTGGAAATTCTTTATGGGACTAGACCGATTTTCTTTAGGATTAATAACAACTGGATACCCAGGTTAccgaaaaaaaatatttgtataAATTAAACTTTGTTTACAATTTACAGATTCCCAAACACAATTGACTAGCAATTGATATTCATCACATGCGCCATAATTAAAATATTCATCACACGCACCATAATTAATCAAAATATTCTTTTACTGGACATCACATAGTAAGCCATTAATTATCCATCAATTTGTTGGCTTTCTTATAGTAAATCCTTTTATTATGAATCTTCAATAGGTTTAGATAGCTATAGAATAACGATGATTGAATTATCATTGTGAAATATAAATCCTTTAAAAAGTAGTAATTTGCAAAATTGGCAacaaatctcaaaaaaaaaaaaaaaaaaaaaaaaaaactattaccCTGGAGCATTTATTGAAATTTACAATTCCTCAACTATGGCCGGTAAAGGCCTTCTTAACTGCCGTCAATTCACAGAATCCTAATAATCATAAATGAAATGTTGGTTCCTGCTGCTACTATACGGATCTCAGAGCACAAAGCAATGGCCAGAAAAACGCTCTCCCTACCGCACCTCCCCTTTGTGTTGCTCCTCATCTTCTCAGGTTAACTCTACATTCCCATCTAGCTTAGCTCACTAAATCTTAGAATTTTTCTTCTGATATCTAATTCTGAACTTGTGATATGACAGCGGAGACACTGGTCCATGTGCGAGCCCAGGTAAGTGCGACTCCATCCTGAATTTGCTAGATCACAGGGGGAAAAGGTGGCATGACTTCAATTTTGTTGCAGAAAACTTGGTGCGTGGCGAAGCCTTCCTCTGATGAGGCGACTCTGCTTGCGAACATCAACTACGCTTGCTCTCAAGTGGACTGCACCGAGCTGCAGAGAGGCAGACCCTGCTTTTACCCGGACAGCCTCATCTCCCATGCTTCCGTTGCAATGAATCTGTACTACCAGTCCAGGGGAAGGAACCCGTGGAATTGCTTTTTCAAGAACACTGCTCTTGTTGTCGCCACTGATCCA is a window encoding:
- the LOC121982720 gene encoding glucan endo-1,3-beta-D-glucosidase-like, with translation MLVPAATIRISEHKAMARKTLSLPHLPFVLLLIFSAETLVHVRAQKTWCVAKPSSDEATLLANINYACSQVDCTELQRGRPCFYPDSLISHASVAMNLYYQSRGRNPWNCFFKNTALVVATDPSYGGCFYA